The Pseudomonas alkylphenolica genomic sequence ATCCAGGTCATGGAGATGCGGCGGGCATTGGCGATGGACTTGACCGAGTCGGCAGCCATGAAGCGCGCCAGGATGTGCGGCTGGCCAAAGTAGCCCAGGCCCCAGCCCATCAGCGAGATGATGCCGATGAAGGTTGCCCCCTTGAACATGTCGAAGTTGCCAGCACCCTGGGCTTCGATGGCCAGGAAGGTGGTATCGACACCGCCGGTAGCGATCAGCACGATCACCGGGGTCAGGATCAGGGCGAAGATCATCAGCGTCGCCTGGACAGTATCGGTCCAGCTCACCGCCAGGAAGCCACCGACGAAGGTGTAGGCGATAGTGGCAGCAGCACCAGCCCACAGCGCGGTTTCATAGGACATGCCGAAGGTGCTCTCGAACAGACGAGCGCCAGCAACGATGCCGGAAGCGCAGTAGATGGTGAAGAACACCAGGATAACGATGGCAGAGATGATCCGCAGCAGGCCGCTGTGGTCTTCGAAACGGCTGGCGAAATAGTCCGGCAGGGTCAGCGCATCACCATTGTGCTCGGTCTGCACGCGCAGACGGCCAGCAACGAACAACCAGTTCAGGTAGGCACCGACGGTCAGGCCGATGGCAATCCAGGCCTCCGACAGACCCGACATATAGATGGCACCCGGCAGGCCCATCAGCAACCAGCCGCTCATGTCCGAGGCGCCAGCCGAAAGCGCGGTTACCACGCTACCGAGGCTGCGGCCACCGAGGATGTAGTCGGAGAGGTTATTGGTGGAGCGATAGGCCATGAAGCCGATCATCACCATTGCTGCGATGTAGATCACAAAAGTGATCGTGATTGGATTGCTAAAACTCATTGTTGCGCCCTGGCGTTTGTTTTTATGTAGTGACAGCCTCAGAGAGGTTGCACCCAGGCCGCGAATGCTATGCAACAACGCAAAGTAGGTGCAACCTGTTTTTGCAAACAAGTTGCACCTCGTCGGTTTTTTTGCGTAACAGCACCTTTTTGCTCCCTTTCGGAGCAAGAAGCCGCGTTTACAGAAGAAAATGCACCATAAACAGCCATTTTTACTGTGGGGTTTTACCCACCGGACGAGCTGCACTTTTTTCCTACACATTTTGGGTTGCACTAGGTTGCACCCGAAATCGCGCACAGCTAATCTTGGCGCCAGCTTAAGCCACAGCCCTGTGGCAATAATGAGGATAAGAAATGGCGACGACCACCCTTGGGGTCAAACTTGACGACCCAACCCGTGAGCGACTCAAAGCAGCTGCGCAGTCCATTGACCGCACACCGCACTGGTTGATCAAGCAAGCGATCTTCAATTACCTGGAGAAGCTCGAGGGTGGTGCCACCCTGACCGAACTCAACGGTCAGTCGATCATCAATGGCGATGAAGCCGGTGAAATCCTGGGCGATCACAGCCACCAGTGTTTCCTCGAATTTGCCGAAAGCATCCTCCCACAATCAGTACTGCGTTCGGCCATCACTGCCGCCTATCGCCGTCCTGAGCCGGAAGTGGTGCCAATGCTGCTGGAGCAGGCTCGCCTGCCTGCGGCCATGGCCGAGGCTACCAACAAGCTGGCCGCCGGCATCGCCGAAAAACTGCGTAACCAGAAGAGCGCTGGCGGCCGTGCCGGTATCGTCCAGGGCCTGCTGCAGGAATTTTCCCTGTCGTCGCAGGAAGGCGTGGCCCTGATGTGCCTGGCCGAAGCCCTGCTGCGTATCCCGGACAAAGGCACCCGTGATGCCCTGATCCGCGACAAGATCAGCACCGGCAACTGGCAGCCGCACCTGGGCAACAGCCCGTCGCTGTTCGTCAACGCCGCCACCTGGGGCCTGCTGCTGACCGGCAAACTGGTCTCGACCCACAACGAATCCGGCCTCACTTCCTCGCTCAGCCGCATCATCGGCAAGAGCGGCGAGCCGATGATCCGCAAGGGCGTCGACATGGCCATGCGCCTGATGGGCGAGCAGTTCGTCACCGGCGAAACCATCGCCGAAGCCCTGGCCAACGCCAGCAAGTTCGAAGCCAAGGGCTTCCGCTACTCCTACGACATGCTCGGCGAAGCCGCACTGACCGAGCACGACGCACAGAAATACCTGGCCTCCTACGAGCAGGCGATCCACTCGATCGGTAAAGCCTCGCACGGCCGTGGCATCTACGAAGGTCCGGGCATCTCGATCAAGCTCTCGGCCCTGCACCCACGCTACAGCCGCGCCCAGTACGAGCGTGTGATGGACGAGCTGTACCCGCGTCTGCTGTCGCTGACCCTGCTGGCCAAGCAATACGACATCGGCCTGAACATCGACGCCGAGGAAGCCGACCGCCTGGAGCTGTCGCTGGACCTGCTCGAGCGCCTGTGCTTCGAACCACAGCTGACCGGCTGGAACGGTATCGGCTTCGTGATCCAGGCTTACCAGAAGCGCTGCCCGTACGTGATCGACTATGTCATCGACCTGGCCCGCCGCAGCCGTCACCGCCTGATGATCCGTCTGGTGAAGGGCGCCTACTGGGACAGCGAGATCAAGCGCGCCCAGGTTGAAGGCCTGGAAGGCTACCCGGTCTACACCCGCAAGGTGTACACCGACGTCTCCTACATTGCCTGCGCACGCAAGCTGCTGTCGGTACCGGAAGTCATCTACCCACAGTTCGCTACGCACAACGCCCACACCCTGTCGGCCATCTACCATATCGCCGGTCAGAACTACTACCCGGGTCAGTACGAGTTCCAGTGCCTACACGGCATGGGTGAACCGCTGTACGAACAGGTTGTCGGCAAGGTTGCCGATGGCAAGCTGAACCGTCCGTGCCGCGTGTACGCGCCGGTCGGTACCCACGAAACCCTGCTGGCCTACCTGGTTCGCCGCCTGCTGGAAAACGGCGCCAACACCTCGTTCGTCAACCGTATTGCCGACCAGTCGATCTCGATCCAGGAACTGGTTGCCGACCCGGTTGCCACCATCGAGCAGATGGCGACCCAGGAAGGCAACACCGGCCTGCCGCATCCACGCATTCCATTGCCGCGTGACCTGTACGGTGCCGAGCGAGCCAACTCCGCCGGTATCGACATGGCCAACGAGCATCGCCTGGCGTCGCTGTCCTGCGCCCTGCTGGCCACCGCACACAACGACTGGAAAGCCGCACCGATGCTTGGCTGCGCCTCCAGCAACGAAGCCGCTGCGCCGGTGCTGAACCCGTCCGATCACCGTGACGTGGTCGGTCATGTCCAGGAAGCCACGGTTGCCGACGTCGACAATGCCATCCAGTGCGCCCTCAACGCCGCACCGATCTGGCAAGCCACGCCGCCCGCCGAGCGTGCTGCGATCCTCGAGCGCGCCGCCGACCTGATGGAAGCCGAGATCCAGCCGCTGATGGGCCTGCTTGCCCGTGAAGCCGGCAAGACCTTCGCCAACGCCATCGCCGAAGTCCGTGAAGCGGTCGACTTCCTGCGCTACTACGCCGTGCAGGCCCGTAACGACTTCAGCAACGATGCCCACCGCCCGTTGGGCCCAGTGGTCTGCATCAGCCCGTGGAACTTCCCGCTGGCAATCTTCAGCGGCCAGGTCGCCGCAGCCCTGGCAGCCGGTAACCCGGTACTCGCCAAGCCTGCCGAACAAACCCCGCTGGTCGCCGCCCAGGCCGTGCGCCTGCTGCTCGAAGCCGGTATCCCTGAAGGCGTGGTGCAGTTGCTGCCAGGTCGCGGTGAAACCGTCGGTGCGCGCCTGGTCGGTGACGATCGGGTCAAAGGCGTGATGTTCACCGGCTCCACCGAAGTCGCCCGCCTGCTGCAACGCAACATCGCCGGCCGCCTGGATGCCCAGGGCCGTCCGATTCCGCTGATCGCCGAAACCGGTGGCCAGAACGCGATGATCGTCGACTCCTCAGCACTCACCGAACAAGTCGTCATCGACGTCGTTTCCTCGGCTTTCGACAGCGCCGGTCAGCGCTGCTCGGCACTGCGCGTGCTGTGCCTGCAGGAAGACTCGGCCGACCGCGTGATCGAGATGCTCAAGGGCGCCATGGCCGAAAGCCGCCTGGGTAACCCTGAGCGCCTGAACGTGGACATTGGCCCGGTGATCGACGCAGAAGCCAAGGCCGGTATCGAGAAACACATCCAGGGCATGCGCGACAAAGGCCGCTCGGTGTACCAGGTTGCCATCGCCAATGGCGAAGAGATCAAACGTGGCACCTTCGTCATGCCGACCCTGATCGAGCTGGAAAGCTTCGACGAGCTGCAACGCGAGATCTTCGGCCCGGTTCTGCACGTGGTGCGCTACAACCGCAAGAACCTCGACCAGCTGATCGAGCAGATCAACGCTTCCGGTTACGGCCTGACCCTGGGTGTTCACACCCGGATCGACGAAACCATCGCCAAGGTCATCGACACCGTCAACGCCGGTAACGTCTACGTCAACCGCAACATCGTCGGTGCCGTGGTCGGCGTTCAGCCGTTCGGTGGTGAAGGCCTGTCCGGCACCGGTCCGAAAGCCGGTGGCCCGCTGTACCTGTACCGCCTGCTGTCGACCCGTCCGGCCGATGCCATCGAGCAATCGTTCCAGCGCACCGACGCCGGCAACGCCCCGGACACCCGTCTGCGCGACGAGTTGAGCAAGCCACTGCAAGCGCTTAAAGCCTGGGCGGCAAGCAACCAGCTGAACGAGCTGGGTAGCCTCTGCGAACAGTTCGCCAAGCAATCGCAAAGCGGTATCAGCCGCCTGCTGGCCGGCCCGACCGGTGAGCGCAACAGCTACACCATCCTGCCGCGTGAGCATGTGCTGTGCCTGGCTGAAGTCGAGGCCGACCTGCTGACCCAGCTGGCTGCGGTTCTGGCCGTGGGCAGCTCGGCGGTGTGGCCGGAAGGCGAACTGACCAAGACCCTGCGCAACCGTCTGCCGAAAGACGTACAGGCACGCATCAAGCTGGTGGGCGACTGGACCAAGGATGAGGTGGTGTTCGATGCCGTCCTGCACCACGGCCATTCCGACCAGTTGCGCGCAGTCTGCGAGCAAGTGGCCAAGCGTGCCGGTGCCATCGTCGGCGTCCATGGCCTGTCGTCGGGCGAAACCTCGATTGCCCTGGAGCGTCTGGTGATCGAGCGGGCGTTGAGTGTTAACACTGCTGCTGCAGGTGGTAACGCGAGCTTGATGACTATCGGCTGATAGGCATCACTCAATCGCGGGGCAAGCCCGCTCCCACCGGTTTGTGATAAGCCGGTGGGAGCGGGCTTGCCCCGCGATGCTTTCAGGCTGTGGTTTCTTCCGAAGCTGGTTCTACCCTCCTATCACCCAAATCTATTTCACTGTGCAGTGCCTGCCCCCCTGCCTAGACTCGGCGCATCCCCAGACAGGAATGCCGACATGTCCGAGACCCTGCTCAGCGCCCGCAACCTGGCCTTCGAACTCTACGAAGTGCTCGACGCCGAGGCCCTCACCCAACGCCCACGTTTTGCCGAACACAACCGCGAAACCTTCGATGCCGCGTTGAACACGGCGCGGACCATTGCCGAGAAGTACTTCGCGCCACACAACCGCAAGGGCGACGAACACGAGCCGCGTTACGAGAATGGCGAAGCGCTGCTGATCCCCGAGGTCAAACCCGCGATCGATGCCTTCCTCGAAGCCGGTTTCCTCAACGCCACCCGCGACTTCGAGGCCGGCGGCATGCAGTTGCCGACGCTGCTTTCGCAAGCCTGTTTTGCCCATTTCCAGGCGGCCAACGCCGGGACCACGGCGTATCCGTTCCTGACCATGGGCGCCGCCAACCTGATCGAAAGCTTCGGCAGCGATGAGCAGAAACGCCTGTTCCTGCAACCGATGATCGAAGGCCGCTTCTTCGGCACCATGGCCCTGACCGAACCTCACGCAGGTTCATCCCTGGCCGATATCCGCACCCGCGCAGAACCCGCCAGCGACGGCAGCTATCGGCTGCGCGGCAACAAGATATTCATCTCTGGCGGCGACCACCCGTTGTCGGAAAACATCGTGCACATGGTGCTGGCCAAACTGCCGGACGCGCCGCCCGGGGTGAAGGGCATTTCGCTGTTCATCGTGCCCAAGTTCCTGGTCAATGCCGATGGCAGTCTGGGGCCACGCAACGACGTACTGCTGGCCGGGTTGTTCCACAAGATGGGCTGGCGCGGCACCACCTCGACAGCGCTGAATTTCGGCGACAACGGACACTGTGTCGGCTACCTGGTGGGCAAGCCGCACCAGGGGCTGGCCTGCATGTTCCAGATGATGAACGAAGCCCGCATCGGGGTCGGCATGGGCGCGGTAATGCTCGGTTACGCGGGCTACCTGTACTCGCTCGAGTACGCGCGCCAGCGGCCGCAAGGACGTCTGGTCGATAACAAGGACCCGACCACCGCTGCCGTACCGATCATCGGCCATAGCGATGTAAAGCGCATGCTGCTGACCCAGAAAGCCTACGTCGAAGGCGCCTTCGACCTGGGTCTGTACGCGGCGCGGCTGTTCGATGAAACCCAGAGCGGCGAAACCGAGGCGCAGCGTCAACACGCACATGAATTGCTCGATTTGCTGACCCCGATCGTCAAATCCTGGCCCTCGGAGTTCTGCCTCAAGGCCAATGAACTGGCGATCCAGATCCTCGGTGGCCACGGTTATATCCGCGAATACCCGGTCGAACAGTATTACCGCGACAACCGTCTGAACCCGATTCACGAAGGCACCCACGGCATCCAGTCGCTCGACCTGCTCGGCCGCAAGCTGGCGCAGAACGGTGGCGCCGGGCTCAAGCAACTGGTGCGCCTGATTGCCGGGACCTGCGAGCAGGCGCGCGCATTCGCCAGCCTGGATCACCTGCGCACGCCGCTGGAGCAATTGCAGGTTCGCCTGCAGAGCGTAACGCTGGGCCTGCTCGGCGACCTGGCTCAAGGTCATGTCAACAGCGCCCTGGCCAACTCCGCGCTGTACCTCAAAGCCTTTGGTCACTGCGTGATCGGCTGGCGCTGGCTGGAGCAGGCGATCCGCGCCGAACAAGGACTGGCTCAAGGCAATCCGGCCGACCAAGACTTCTATCAGGGCAAATTGCAGGCCGCGCGTTATTTCCTGACCTGGGAAGTGCCGGGCTGCCATAATGAGCTGGCATTGCTCGAGGCCCGCGACGATACCTGCCTGAGCATGCGCGACGAGTGGTTCTGAGGGGGAACCACCGTACACACGGAGGTTTCTTGCATGTTCGAGATGACTGCATTGCTGCGCCAGCGCTTTGCCGCCCTGCGCAGCGGTGCCGAGTTTTTTTCCCTGCGCTATGTGCAGCAGTCCCAGCAGCAACTGTCAGTGCGCAAAAACGTTGCCGAGCCGCCGTTCTTCTTCCGCGATGAAGGGGCCATGCTGACGGTCCGGCTCAAGGGCGTGGAAGCCTACGCCGCCACTGCCGACCTGTCCCAGTCCGGCCTGCAACGCGCCCTGGAACAGGCCGAGCGACTCGCCGCGCAGATTGGCGCACGTGCCCTGCTTGACCTCAGCGAGCAACCGGTAGCCACGCAGCGCAGCGACTATCGCTCGCCAAACCTCGAACAGCCCTTGCCATCCCTGGCCGACTGCTATGACCTGCTCGCCGGTGAGTCGAACAGTGTGCCCGCCGACAGCCGCCTGGTGAACTGGCAGGCCAGCCTTGGCATCAGCAACGTCGAACAGATTTACTTGAACACCGCCGGTGCCGAACTGCGCCAGGCTCAACGCTTTATCTATCCAGGCTTCGCAGTCACCGCCTTCGATGGTCAGGACAGCCAGAGCCGCACCCTGGGCCGGGAGAACTTCGGCCAGCAGGGCGGCCTGGATGTCATCGAACGCTGCGGCCTGGTTGGCGCTGGCGTCAAGGTCGCCGACCAGGCGCTGCAACTGCTGCTGGCGCCCAATACCCCGAGCGGCGTGCGCGATCTGCTGTTGATGCCGGACCAGATGATGCTGCAGATCCATGAGTCCATCGGTCACCCGCTGGAAATGGACCGCATCCTTGGCGACGAGCGCAACTACGCCGGTACCAGCTTCGTCAAAGCCAGTGACTTCGGCACTCTGCAATACGGCTCGAAACTGCTCAACGTGACCTTCGACCCGACCATCGGCGAAGAACTGGCCAGCTACAGCCATGACGACGACGGCAGTGCTGCCAGCAAGCAGTTCCTGATCCGCGACGGCTTGCTCCTGCGTCCGCTGGGCGGGGCCTTGTCGCAGTTCCGCTCGGGCCTGGACGGCGTTGCCAACAGCCGCGCCTGTGGCTGGAACCGGGCGCCTATCGATCGCATGGCCAACCTCAATATCGAGCCAGGCGACCAGAGCCTCGAGCAGCTGATCGTCAATATCGAACACGGCATCCTGATGCGCACCAACCGCTCCTGGTCCATCGATGATGCACGCAACAAATTCCAGTTCGGCTGTGAGTGGGGCCAGTTGATCGAAAACGGCGAGCTCAAGGGCGTGGTCAAGAATCCCAACTACCGAGGGATTTCCGCGCAGTTCTGGGGCAACCTCAGCGCGGTTGGCGACGCCAGCACCTTGCAGGTTCTCGGGACGCCGAACTGCGGCAAGGGCGAGCCGAACCAGGTGGTGCGGGTCGGGCACGCCTCACCTGCCTGCGTATTCAGCCAGATCGACGTATTCGGAGGAGACGCCTGATGGCTGCCACCCCACTGCAAAGCTTCCAGAGCCTGGTCGCCAGCCTGCAAAAGCAGGTACGCGCGCCCGAACACTTCACCCTCAGCTACAGTGCCGAACACTCGCAGTTCATTCGCTTCAACCACGCCAAAGTGCGCCAGGCCGGCGAGGTGCAGCAGGCCAGCTGCGTCCTCAAGCTGGTCAAGGACGGGCGCCAGGCTGAGCTGCAGTTCACCCTCGGCAACGACGCCGACGTCGATCAGCAGCGCCTGGCCGAGGCTATCGGGCAACTGCGTCAGACCTTGCCATTGCTTGAAGCCGACCCTTACCTGCAGCTCAACGACAGCGACTGGCAAAGCCACAGCGTGCAAGATCAGACGCTGCCTGAGATAGAACAGGTGCTGGCACAAATCGAGCTCGGCGCCGGCGAACTGGACCTGGTTGGCATCTATGCCGCAGGCCCGATTTGCCGAGGCTTTGCCAGTTCGTTCGGCGCGTTTGGCTGGCACCAGGCCAACAGCTTCAACTTTGACTGGAGCTTGTTCCACAGCAACGGCCAGGCGGTCAAAGCCAACTATGCCGGGCAGCAGTGGAACAGCGACGCCTTTGCCCTGCGCCTGCGCCAGGCACGCGAACAGCTGGAATACCTCGGCCGCCCGCTCAAGACCCTGGCACCCGGCGAGTACCGCGCCTACCTGGCTCCGGCGGCAATCGATGAAATCATGGGCATGCTCTGCTGGGGCGGGTTTTCCGCGCAGTCGCTGGCGACCAAGAACAGTCCGTTGCAACGCCTGTACGCCGGTGATGCGCGCCTGAATCCGCTGGTCAGCATTGCCGAGCAGGTCAGCGGCTCGTTGAGCCCGGCGTTTTCCGACGAGGGCACGCCGCGCAGCGATTTGCGCCTGATCGAGCAAGGCCAGGGGCTCGACCGCCTGATCTGCGCCCGCAGCGCCGCCGAGTTCGAGTTGGCGGCCAACGGTGCCGACGGGCATGAGTCACCTTGCGCCCTGAGCATGGCCGCTGGCGACCTCGAACAGCGCGACATCCTCAGTCGCCTGGGCACTGGCCTGTACATCAGCAACCTCTGGTACCTGAACTTCTCCGACCTGCCGGCCGCGCGCATGACCGGCCTGACCCGCTTCGCCACGTTCTGGGTCGAGGACGGACAGATCCAGGCACCGGTCAGCACCATGCGCTTTGATGACAGCGTCTACAGTTTGTTGGGTTCACAACTGGAGGCTCTGACCGCAGAGCGGGAGTTGATTCTGTCGACCAGTACTTACGGCCAAAGGCAGACCAGTTCGAGCCATTTGCCGGGGGCTTTGGTTAAACGCCTGACGTTGACATTGTGATTAGCCTATCGCGGGGCAAGCCCGCTCCCACCGGGGTTGAGACTGTGGGAGCGGGCTTGCCCCGCGATAGCCCCCTGAAGGATTAGACAAAAAGCCATGCCCAACCGCGCCCCGCTGGACCCTGTCACCGCCCGCTGGATCCCCTGGGTCGTAGCCATCGCCTTCTTCATGCAGTCGCTGGACGGCACCATCCTCAACACCGCCCTGCCGGCCATGGCCCGCGACTTGGCCGAAGACCCGCTGCGCATGCAGTCGGTGATCATCGCCTACATGCTCACCGTAGCCCTGCTGATCCCTGCCTCGGGCTGGATCGCCGACCGCTTCGGCACCAAACGGATCTTCTTCGGCGCCATTTTGCTGTTCAGTTTCGGCTCGCTGCTCTGCGCCCTGGCCGAAAGCCTGAGCATGCTGGTAGCGGCGCGGGTGGTCCAGGGCCTGGGCGGCGCCTTGATGCTGCCGGTCGGAAGGCTGGTGGTGCTGCGCGCCTACCCGCGTTCGGAGCTGGTGCGGATCATGAGCTTCATCACCATCCCCGGTCTGCTCGGTCCGCTGCTGGGCCCGACCATGGGCGGCTGGCTGGTGGAAATCCTCAGCTGGCACTGGATCTTCCTGCTCAACCTGCCGGTCGGTGTCATCGGCTGTTACGCCGTCTGGCGCTTCATCCCCGACCTGCGTGGCAGCGAGCGCACGCGCTTCGACGGCGTCGGCTTTGTGCTGTTCGGTGCGGCCATGGTGCTGATCACCATTGCCATGGAAGGCCTGGGCGAACTGCACCTGCCACACCTGCGGGTGATGTTGTTGCTGTTCGCCGGTATGGCGTGCCTAGCGGCTTACTGGCTGCGCGCAGGCAGCGTCGACAATCCGCTGTTTTCGCCCAGGCTGTTTCGCACCCGGACCTTCTCCGTCGGCATCCTCGGCAACCTGTTCGCCCGTCTGGGCAGTGGCGCCCTGCCGTTTCTGGTGCCGTTGCTGTTGCAGGTAGCCCTGGGTTACTCGCCGGCACAGGCCGGTATGAGCATGATTCCCCTGGCGGCGGCAGCGATGCTGGCCAAATCCATCGCCCGGCCACTGATCGAACGCTTCGGCTACCGCACCATCCTCACCGGCAACACCCTGTTGCTCGGCCTGTTGCTGGCCAGTCTGGGGCTGGTGGACGAGCAAACGCCCTATGCCCTGCTGCTGTTCCAGCTGGGTCTGCTCGGCGCGGTGAACTCCATGCAGTTCACGGCGATGAACACGGTGACCCTGATCGACCTCGACGACGCCAGCGCCAGCAGTGGCAACAGCCTGCTGTCGGTGGTGGCGCAGCTGTCCCTGAGCCTTGGCGTGGCGTGTGCCGGCGCACTGCTCGGCGGCTTCACGGCGTCGGGCAGTGCCGAAGGCATCGAGAGCACGCTGGGCGCGTTTCAGCTGACCTTCCTGACGATCGGTCTGATGGCCATGCTGGCCGCCGCGATCTTCATGCAGCTGTCGAGGACGGACGGAAGGCGTGCCCCTCGTCCGGAACCGGAGATCGAGCCTTAGGGCTAATGGCGTCGAGGCTGGTACACTGCGCGACATTTTGTTTTGCAGGCCCGCCTCGTGACCACCATTGCCACCGCCTTCGCCACCTTGCCGCTGTCCGCCGCCATGCTGGCCAACCTGGACGCCCTCGGCTACGCCCAGATGACCCCGATCCAGGCCCAGAGCCTGCCGGTAATCCTCAAGGGCATGGACCTGATCGCCCAGGCCAAGACCGGCAGTGGCAAGACCGCTGCATTCGGCATCGGCCTGCTCAACCCGATCAACCCGCGCTACTTCGGTTGCCAGGCCCTGGTCCTGTGCCCGACCCGCGAGCTGGCTGACCAGGTGGCCAAAGAGCTGCGCCGTCTGGCCCGCGCCGAAGACAACATCAAGATCCTGACCCTGTGCGGCGGTGTGTCCCTGGGCCCGCAGATTGCTTCGCTGGAACACGGCGCGCATATCATCGTCGGCACCCCGGGCCGCATTCAGCAGCACCTGAGCAAAGGCACCCTGGTGCTCGACGGTCTCAACACGCTGATTCTCGATGAAGCCGACCGTATGCTCGACATGGGCTTCTACGACGCCATCGCCGACATCATCGGACAAACCCCGAAGCGCCGTCAGACCCTGCTGTTCTCGGCGACCTATCCGTCGGGCATCAAGCAGCTGGCCTCGACCTTCATGCGTGACCCGCAGACCGTCAAGGTCGAAACCCTGCACGCCGACAGCCAGATCGAACAGCATTTCTACGAAATCACTCCAGAGCAGCGCATGGAGGCGGTCACCAAGGTGCTCGGCCACTTCCGCCCGCAATCGTGCGTAGCGTTCTGCTTCACCAAGCAGCAATGCCAGGAGCTGGTCGAGCACCTGCAGGCCAAGGGCATTTCCGCTCAAGCGCTGCATGGCGACCTCGAGCAGCGCGACCGTGACCAGGTCCTGACCCTGTTCGCCAACCGCAGCCTGTCGGTGCTGGTGGCAACCGACGTCGCCGCCCGTGGTCTGGACATCGATGCCCTGGACATGGTCATCAACGTCGAACTGGCTCGCGATGCCGAGATTCATGTGCACCGCGTTGGCCGTACCGGCCGTGCCGGCGAGAAAGGTCTGGCCATCAGCCTGGTCGCCCCGGCCGAAGGCCACCGTGCCCAGGCCATCGAAGACATTCAGAAAGCCGCGCTGCGCTGGGAACAGCTGGACAGCCTCAAGGCTCAGAACGGCGCTCCGCTGCTACCGACCATGAGTACCCTGTGCATTGCTGCCGGGCGCAAAGACAAACTGCGCCCGGGCGATATCCTCGGCGCCTTGACCGGCGACGCCGGGTTGCCGGGCACCCAGGTGGGCAAGATCGCCATTTTCGACTTCCAGGCCTTTGTTGCGGTGGAACGCGCGGTCGCCAAACAAGCGCTGCAGCGTCTGAACAATGGCAAAATCAAGGGCCGGTCGCTACGGGTGCGCATCGTCTGAGCTGTTTGTTGAATTTACTGGCCTGATCGCGGGGCAAGCCCGCTCCCACCGACTGTGGGAGCGGGCTTGCCCCGCGATAGTCTCACCACCGTTGCAGGGGATTTGCAGTGCGTTCCACCGAAGTGATCATCATTGGCGCTGGCGCCGCCGGCCTGATGTGTGCCCTGACTGCCGCCGGTCGCGGCCGCCGGGTACTGTTGCTCGACCACGCCAA encodes the following:
- a CDS encoding TldD/PmbA family protein → MFEMTALLRQRFAALRSGAEFFSLRYVQQSQQQLSVRKNVAEPPFFFRDEGAMLTVRLKGVEAYAATADLSQSGLQRALEQAERLAAQIGARALLDLSEQPVATQRSDYRSPNLEQPLPSLADCYDLLAGESNSVPADSRLVNWQASLGISNVEQIYLNTAGAELRQAQRFIYPGFAVTAFDGQDSQSRTLGRENFGQQGGLDVIERCGLVGAGVKVADQALQLLLAPNTPSGVRDLLLMPDQMMLQIHESIGHPLEMDRILGDERNYAGTSFVKASDFGTLQYGSKLLNVTFDPTIGEELASYSHDDDGSAASKQFLIRDGLLLRPLGGALSQFRSGLDGVANSRACGWNRAPIDRMANLNIEPGDQSLEQLIVNIEHGILMRTNRSWSIDDARNKFQFGCEWGQLIENGELKGVVKNPNYRGISAQFWGNLSAVGDASTLQVLGTPNCGKGEPNQVVRVGHASPACVFSQIDVFGGDA
- a CDS encoding TldD/PmbA family protein; this encodes MAATPLQSFQSLVASLQKQVRAPEHFTLSYSAEHSQFIRFNHAKVRQAGEVQQASCVLKLVKDGRQAELQFTLGNDADVDQQRLAEAIGQLRQTLPLLEADPYLQLNDSDWQSHSVQDQTLPEIEQVLAQIELGAGELDLVGIYAAGPICRGFASSFGAFGWHQANSFNFDWSLFHSNGQAVKANYAGQQWNSDAFALRLRQAREQLEYLGRPLKTLAPGEYRAYLAPAAIDEIMGMLCWGGFSAQSLATKNSPLQRLYAGDARLNPLVSIAEQVSGSLSPAFSDEGTPRSDLRLIEQGQGLDRLICARSAAEFELAANGADGHESPCALSMAAGDLEQRDILSRLGTGLYISNLWYLNFSDLPAARMTGLTRFATFWVEDGQIQAPVSTMRFDDSVYSLLGSQLEALTAERELILSTSTYGQRQTSSSHLPGALVKRLTLTL
- the mdtD gene encoding multidrug transporter subunit MdtD: MPNRAPLDPVTARWIPWVVAIAFFMQSLDGTILNTALPAMARDLAEDPLRMQSVIIAYMLTVALLIPASGWIADRFGTKRIFFGAILLFSFGSLLCALAESLSMLVAARVVQGLGGALMLPVGRLVVLRAYPRSELVRIMSFITIPGLLGPLLGPTMGGWLVEILSWHWIFLLNLPVGVIGCYAVWRFIPDLRGSERTRFDGVGFVLFGAAMVLITIAMEGLGELHLPHLRVMLLLFAGMACLAAYWLRAGSVDNPLFSPRLFRTRTFSVGILGNLFARLGSGALPFLVPLLLQVALGYSPAQAGMSMIPLAAAAMLAKSIARPLIERFGYRTILTGNTLLLGLLLASLGLVDEQTPYALLLFQLGLLGAVNSMQFTAMNTVTLIDLDDASASSGNSLLSVVAQLSLSLGVACAGALLGGFTASGSAEGIESTLGAFQLTFLTIGLMAMLAAAIFMQLSRTDGRRAPRPEPEIEP
- the dbpA gene encoding ATP-dependent RNA helicase DbpA — translated: MLANLDALGYAQMTPIQAQSLPVILKGMDLIAQAKTGSGKTAAFGIGLLNPINPRYFGCQALVLCPTRELADQVAKELRRLARAEDNIKILTLCGGVSLGPQIASLEHGAHIIVGTPGRIQQHLSKGTLVLDGLNTLILDEADRMLDMGFYDAIADIIGQTPKRRQTLLFSATYPSGIKQLASTFMRDPQTVKVETLHADSQIEQHFYEITPEQRMEAVTKVLGHFRPQSCVAFCFTKQQCQELVEHLQAKGISAQALHGDLEQRDRDQVLTLFANRSLSVLVATDVAARGLDIDALDMVINVELARDAEIHVHRVGRTGRAGEKGLAISLVAPAEGHRAQAIEDIQKAALRWEQLDSLKAQNGAPLLPTMSTLCIAAGRKDKLRPGDILGALTGDAGLPGTQVGKIAIFDFQAFVAVERAVAKQALQRLNNGKIKGRSLRVRIV